From the genome of Mycobacterium dioxanotrophicus, one region includes:
- a CDS encoding MlaE family ABC transporter permease, which produces MAMVGGFFKMTVLTGKALLTRPFQWKEFVLQSWFLIRVAFLPTLAVSIPLTVLIIFTLNILLAEFGAADISGAGAGLAAVTQLGPLVTVLVVAGAGSTAICADLGARTVREEIDAMEVLGIDPIERLVVPRVVAATFVAFLLNGTVIIIGLVGGFFFGVYIQNVSAGAYVSTLTLLTGFPEVMISVIKATIFGLIAGLVGCYRGLTTAGGSKGVGTAVNETLVLCVIALFAVNVVLTTIGVRFGTKT; this is translated from the coding sequence ATGGCGATGGTCGGTGGCTTCTTCAAGATGACAGTACTCACCGGTAAGGCGCTTCTCACCCGGCCGTTCCAGTGGAAGGAATTCGTTCTTCAGAGCTGGTTCCTGATCCGGGTCGCGTTCCTGCCGACGCTGGCGGTGTCCATCCCGCTGACGGTGCTCATCATCTTCACGCTGAACATCCTGCTCGCGGAGTTCGGTGCGGCCGACATCTCCGGCGCCGGTGCGGGTCTGGCCGCGGTGACGCAGCTCGGACCCCTGGTGACGGTGTTGGTCGTGGCCGGTGCCGGGTCGACGGCCATCTGCGCCGACCTCGGCGCCCGGACGGTCCGCGAAGAGATCGACGCCATGGAGGTGCTGGGCATCGATCCGATCGAGCGCCTCGTGGTTCCGCGTGTCGTCGCCGCGACCTTCGTCGCCTTCTTGCTCAACGGAACGGTGATCATCATCGGCCTGGTGGGTGGCTTCTTCTTCGGTGTCTACATTCAGAACGTCTCCGCCGGTGCGTACGTCTCGACGCTGACACTGCTCACCGGTTTCCCCGAGGTCATGATCTCGGTCATCAAGGCCACGATCTTCGGTCTGATTGCCGGGCTGGTGGGCTGCTACCGCGGGTTGACCACAGCCGGCGGTTCGAAAGGTGTTGGTACGGCGGTGAACGAGACCCTGGTCTTGTGCGTCATCGCCCTGTTCGCTGTGAACGTCGTGCTCACCACCATCGGTGTGCGGTTCGGAACGAAGACCTGA
- the fadD5 gene encoding fatty-acid--CoA ligase FadD5, giving the protein MTAEPSPTDQPYLARRQNWTNQLARHALMQPDRTALRFLGHTTTWRELDERVDKLAGALSRRGIGVGDRVLILMLNRPEFIESFLAASKLGAIAVPVNFRMTPPEIAFLVGDCQARVIVTESVLAGVATAVRDLDQTLQTVIVAGGGGEDGVLGYDDLIAEPGDGPEVVDIPDDSPALIMYTSGTTGRPKGAVLTHANLTGQAMTNMFTVGVDLSNDIGFIGVPLFHIAGIAGNVTTGLLLGLPTVLYPLGAFDPGALLDVLEAENVTGIFLVPAQWQAVCAAQQAKPRNLKLRVLSWGAAPASDTLLQTMAETFPGAQILAAFGQTEMSPVTCMLLAQDAIRKLGSVGRVIPTVSARIVDENMNDVAVGDVGEIVYRAPTLMAGYWNNPKATAEAFAGGWFHSGDLVRQDEEGYVWVVDRKKDMIISGGENIYCAEVENVLAAHPAIVEAAVIGRPHEKWGEVPVAVVALSGGQDSPLSLADLDGFLTERLARYKHPKALEIVEALPRNPSGKVLKTELRERFGREERINVSESYSPSTVSAGNRGK; this is encoded by the coding sequence TTGACAGCCGAGCCGTCCCCCACCGACCAGCCTTATCTGGCGCGTCGTCAGAACTGGACCAACCAACTGGCGCGGCACGCGCTCATGCAGCCGGACAGGACCGCGCTGCGGTTCCTGGGGCACACCACCACCTGGCGTGAGCTCGACGAGCGGGTCGACAAGTTGGCCGGTGCCCTGAGCCGACGCGGTATCGGCGTGGGCGACCGGGTGCTGATCCTGATGCTCAACCGTCCCGAGTTCATCGAATCCTTCCTTGCCGCAAGCAAACTGGGTGCCATCGCGGTACCGGTGAACTTCCGGATGACGCCCCCGGAGATCGCCTTCCTGGTCGGCGATTGCCAGGCGCGCGTGATCGTCACCGAATCCGTCCTGGCCGGCGTGGCCACCGCGGTCCGCGATCTGGACCAGACGCTGCAGACGGTGATCGTCGCAGGCGGTGGCGGCGAGGACGGCGTGCTCGGCTACGACGACCTCATCGCCGAGCCGGGGGATGGCCCGGAAGTCGTTGACATTCCCGATGATTCGCCCGCGCTGATCATGTACACGTCTGGCACGACGGGTCGGCCCAAGGGGGCGGTGCTCACCCACGCCAACCTCACCGGCCAGGCCATGACCAACATGTTCACCGTCGGCGTCGACCTCAGCAACGACATCGGCTTCATCGGCGTCCCGCTGTTCCACATCGCCGGGATCGCCGGCAACGTGACCACCGGGCTGCTGTTGGGCCTGCCCACCGTGCTCTACCCGCTGGGAGCCTTCGATCCGGGGGCGCTGCTGGATGTGCTGGAGGCCGAGAACGTCACCGGCATCTTCCTGGTGCCCGCACAGTGGCAGGCCGTCTGCGCCGCGCAGCAAGCCAAGCCCCGCAACCTCAAACTGCGCGTGCTGTCCTGGGGCGCGGCCCCGGCGTCGGACACGCTGCTGCAGACCATGGCCGAGACCTTCCCCGGCGCCCAGATCCTTGCGGCGTTCGGGCAGACCGAGATGTCGCCGGTCACCTGCATGCTGTTGGCCCAGGACGCCATTCGGAAATTGGGCTCCGTCGGCCGCGTCATTCCCACGGTGTCGGCTCGCATCGTCGACGAGAACATGAACGATGTGGCAGTCGGTGACGTCGGCGAGATCGTCTACCGGGCACCGACACTGATGGCCGGCTACTGGAACAACCCGAAGGCCACCGCCGAAGCGTTCGCCGGCGGCTGGTTCCACTCCGGTGACCTGGTACGCCAGGACGAGGAGGGCTACGTCTGGGTGGTGGACCGCAAGAAGGACATGATCATCTCCGGCGGGGAGAACATCTATTGCGCCGAGGTGGAGAACGTCCTGGCAGCCCACCCGGCGATCGTCGAGGCCGCCGTGATCGGCCGCCCGCACGAGAAGTGGGGCGAGGTGCCCGTGGCCGTCGTGGCGCTCAGCGGTGGTCAGGATTCGCCGCTGAGTCTGGCTGATCTCGACGGGTTCCTCACTGAGCGGCTGGCCCGCTACAAGCACCCCAAGGCGCTCGAGATCGTCGAGGCGCTGCCGCGTAACCCGTCGGGCAAGGTCCTCAAGACCGAGCTCCGTGAGCGATTCGGTCGCGAAGAGCGGATTAACGTTAGCGAAAGTTATTCTCCGTCAACGGTTTCTGCAGGTAATCGGGGAAAATAG
- a CDS encoding GntR family transcriptional regulator — protein MNAPARPAARRRRVARREQLSDEVAAHLRAEIMTGVLRPGTFIRLDETAATLGVSITPVREALRTLRGEGMVQLEPHRGHVVVPLTRADVEDIFWLQATIARELAATAAERITDEEIDELERLNADLEVAVARADAEEVSSAEFAFHRAFNRASGRIKLAWFLLHVARYLPALVYSNDPRWGAEAVEHHRALVAALRRRDIDTAVRLNAVQFTDGATRLIARLDESGMWDHENESDPASDI, from the coding sequence GTGAACGCACCCGCCCGCCCCGCCGCGCGGCGCCGTCGCGTCGCCCGCCGCGAGCAACTGTCCGACGAAGTTGCGGCCCATCTGCGCGCCGAGATCATGACCGGTGTCCTGCGGCCCGGCACGTTCATCCGGCTCGACGAAACGGCGGCCACCCTGGGCGTCAGCATCACACCCGTGCGCGAGGCGCTGCGCACGCTGCGCGGTGAGGGCATGGTGCAGCTGGAGCCGCACCGCGGGCATGTCGTGGTCCCGTTGACGCGCGCCGACGTCGAGGACATCTTCTGGCTGCAGGCCACCATCGCGCGCGAACTCGCCGCCACCGCGGCCGAGCGCATCACCGATGAGGAGATCGACGAGCTCGAGCGGCTCAATGCCGACCTCGAAGTGGCAGTGGCCCGGGCGGACGCCGAGGAGGTCTCGTCGGCGGAGTTCGCGTTCCACCGCGCGTTCAACCGGGCCAGCGGCCGAATCAAGTTGGCCTGGTTCCTTCTTCACGTCGCGCGGTATCTGCCGGCGCTGGTCTACTCGAACGATCCACGGTGGGGCGCCGAGGCGGTCGAGCATCATCGGGCGTTGGTCGCGGCACTGCGTCGTCGCGACATCGACACCGCGGTGCGGCTCAACGCCGTCCAGTTCACCGATGGCGCAACGCGATTGATCGCCCGGCTCGACGAGAGCGGCATGTGGGATCACGAAAACGAGTCCGATCCGGCGTCGGACATTTAG
- a CDS encoding SRPBCC family protein yields the protein MPLVSKTVEVDAPAETIMAIVADFEAYPQWNPEIKGCWILARYDDGRPSQLRLDVEIQGQAGVFITAVYYPAENQIYTVLQQGDHFSKQEQRFSVVPLGASTLLQVDMEVEVDTKLPIPSLMVKKLIGDTLDHLANALIARAQQLSA from the coding sequence ATGCCGCTGGTAAGTAAGACAGTCGAAGTCGACGCTCCTGCCGAGACGATCATGGCGATCGTCGCCGACTTCGAGGCCTATCCGCAGTGGAACCCGGAGATCAAGGGATGCTGGATTCTCGCCCGCTACGACGACGGCCGGCCCAGCCAGCTGCGGTTGGACGTCGAGATCCAAGGGCAGGCCGGAGTCTTCATCACCGCGGTCTACTATCCCGCCGAAAACCAGATCTACACCGTGTTGCAGCAAGGTGACCACTTCTCCAAGCAGGAGCAGCGGTTCTCGGTGGTGCCGCTCGGGGCGAGCACACTGCTGCAGGTCGACATGGAGGTCGAGGTCGACACCAAGCTGCCGATCCCGAGCCTGATGGTGAAGAAGCTCATCGGTGACACCCTCGATCACCTGGCGAACGCCTTGATTGCCAGGGCGCAGCAGCTGTCCGCCTAG
- a CDS encoding acyl-CoA thioesterase, translating into MTEAPAEFTSADFPLHWPVLTRWTDNDMFGHLNNAVYYELFDTAINAWINTNCDIDPITAPWLGVVAESGCRFLSELKFPDLLVVGLSVTRLGHSSVTYRLGLFRSDGPVAAVGHWVHVYVERESRRPVPIPDEIRSLLVSICSADAAGK; encoded by the coding sequence ATGACCGAGGCTCCCGCCGAATTCACCTCTGCCGACTTTCCGCTGCACTGGCCGGTGCTCACGCGGTGGACCGACAACGACATGTTCGGGCATTTGAACAACGCGGTGTACTACGAGCTGTTCGACACCGCGATCAACGCGTGGATCAACACGAACTGCGACATCGACCCGATCACGGCGCCGTGGCTGGGCGTGGTGGCCGAGTCGGGATGCCGATTCCTCTCGGAGCTCAAGTTCCCGGATCTGCTGGTCGTCGGGCTGTCGGTGACCCGGCTGGGCCACAGCAGCGTCACCTACCGGTTGGGGCTGTTCCGGTCCGACGGGCCGGTCGCTGCGGTCGGTCACTGGGTGCATGTCTACGTCGAACGGGAGTCCCGACGCCCGGTGCCGATTCCCGATGAGATCAGGTCCCTGTTGGTCTCGATATGCTCGGCGGATGCCGCTGGTAAGTAA
- a CDS encoding alcohol dehydrogenase catalytic domain-containing protein, protein MKIRGAVLDHIGLPRPYAQSGPLTVSDLDLAGPGPGELLVRIEAAGLCHSDLSVVDGNRVRPVPMLLGHEAAGIVEAGDTDLPIGQRVVMTFLPRCGSCPACATDGLTPCGPGSAANGAGTLMDGSIRLTRDGEPVFHHLGVSGFATYAVVDRRSVVPVPADVPPVVASLLGCAVLTGGGAVLNVGKPQAGQTVIVVGLGGVGMAAALTALAHDGVRVIGVDQVTDKLDRARALGVHETYTPEQAADVLATVVIEAAGHPAALETAIGLTGPGGRTITVGLPRPDARISVSPLGFVAEGRSLIGSYLGSAVPARDIPRFVELWRAGRLPVEQLVSATIPLDAINAGMDALADGTAVRQIIRFD, encoded by the coding sequence ATGAAGATCCGTGGAGCCGTCCTCGACCACATCGGCCTGCCCCGCCCGTACGCCCAGTCCGGGCCGCTGACCGTGTCCGACCTCGACCTCGCCGGGCCGGGCCCTGGCGAGCTGCTGGTCCGTATCGAGGCCGCGGGCCTGTGTCATTCGGACCTTTCGGTGGTGGACGGCAACCGGGTGCGGCCCGTGCCGATGCTGCTGGGGCACGAAGCCGCCGGCATCGTCGAGGCCGGCGACACCGATCTGCCCATCGGGCAGCGCGTGGTGATGACGTTCCTGCCCCGCTGTGGCAGTTGCCCGGCGTGCGCGACCGACGGGTTGACCCCCTGCGGTCCGGGCAGCGCCGCCAACGGCGCGGGCACCTTGATGGACGGCAGTATCCGGCTCACCCGTGACGGCGAGCCGGTGTTCCACCACCTCGGGGTGTCCGGGTTCGCCACGTACGCCGTGGTGGATCGCCGCTCGGTGGTGCCGGTGCCTGCCGACGTCCCACCGGTCGTCGCGTCCCTGTTGGGTTGCGCGGTTCTCACCGGCGGCGGGGCCGTCCTCAATGTGGGCAAACCGCAGGCCGGCCAGACGGTCATCGTCGTCGGGTTGGGCGGGGTGGGGATGGCGGCGGCACTCACCGCGCTGGCCCACGACGGCGTCCGCGTCATCGGTGTCGATCAGGTGACCGACAAACTCGACCGGGCCCGAGCACTGGGCGTACACGAGACCTACACACCCGAGCAGGCCGCCGACGTGTTGGCCACGGTCGTGATCGAGGCGGCCGGACATCCGGCCGCACTGGAGACCGCGATCGGGCTGACGGGTCCGGGCGGACGCACCATCACCGTCGGCCTGCCACGGCCCGACGCCCGGATCTCGGTGTCCCCACTGGGTTTCGTCGCCGAAGGACGCTCACTCATCGGCAGCTACCTCGGTTCGGCGGTTCCGGCCCGCGACATCCCGCGCTTCGTCGAACTGTGGCGGGCCGGGCGCCTGCCCGTCGAGCAACTGGTGTCGGCGACCATCCCGCTCGACGCGATCAACGCCGGGATGGACGCTCTGGCCGACGGCACCGCGGTGCGTCAGATCATCAGGTTCGATTAG
- a CDS encoding acyl-CoA dehydrogenase encodes MKSTIMSRRDLDFLLYEWLHVEELTALDRFAEHSRETFDGVLELSEQLATRYFAPHNKLSDANEPSFDGQTVTLIPEVKAAWDAFAAADLLAMGMDAELGGAQLPAVVAQAAFAWIAAANVSTSGYLMLTIANANLLARFGSAEQIENFVKPMLAGRFSGTMALSETQAGSSLADITTRAEPVDDGSYRLYGSKMWISGAEHELTDNIVNLVLAKIPGGPTGTKGISLFIVPKYLADGARNGVAISGLNHKMGQRGITNTVLNLDGAVGYLVGEPHRGIVYMFHMMNEARLGVGMGAVALGYTGYLKSVQYARERPQGRPLGVKDPTTPQVPIIEHPDVKRMLLAQKAYVEGGLALGLYCAKLVDTGDTALLDILTPVAKSWPSQWCLEANSLAIQVHGGYGYTREYDVEQHYRDNRLNPIHEGTNGIQSLDLLGRKVTQNGGASLMALGERIAVTVKKARDGAEAGLADQLDAAWQRLVAVTAGMFAAGDVEAAMANSAVYLEAFGHIVVAWIWLEQLLVADGHDGDFYDGKRQAARYFFRYELPRTAPQLDLLESLDRTTLDMRDSWF; translated from the coding sequence ATGAAGTCGACCATCATGTCGCGCCGGGATCTGGACTTCCTGCTCTACGAATGGCTGCATGTCGAGGAGCTCACCGCGCTGGACCGCTTCGCCGAGCATTCGCGCGAGACCTTCGACGGCGTGCTCGAGTTGTCGGAGCAACTCGCGACCCGCTACTTCGCTCCGCACAACAAGCTCTCCGACGCCAACGAGCCGAGTTTCGACGGGCAGACCGTCACGCTGATCCCCGAGGTGAAAGCGGCGTGGGACGCGTTCGCGGCGGCCGACCTGCTGGCGATGGGCATGGACGCCGAACTCGGCGGTGCGCAGTTGCCGGCCGTCGTGGCGCAGGCCGCATTCGCCTGGATCGCCGCGGCCAACGTGTCGACCTCGGGATACCTGATGCTGACCATCGCGAACGCCAACCTGCTGGCCCGGTTCGGCTCGGCCGAGCAGATCGAGAACTTCGTCAAACCGATGCTCGCAGGCCGCTTTTCGGGAACGATGGCACTCTCGGAAACGCAAGCCGGGTCATCGCTGGCCGACATCACCACCCGTGCCGAGCCCGTCGACGACGGCAGCTACCGGTTGTACGGCTCCAAGATGTGGATCTCGGGTGCCGAGCACGAGCTCACCGACAACATCGTCAACCTGGTGCTGGCGAAGATCCCCGGCGGCCCCACCGGTACCAAGGGCATCTCGCTGTTCATCGTGCCGAAGTATCTCGCCGACGGCGCCCGCAACGGCGTGGCCATCTCCGGGCTGAATCACAAGATGGGACAACGGGGTATCACCAACACCGTGCTCAACTTGGACGGCGCCGTCGGCTATCTCGTCGGCGAACCGCACCGCGGCATCGTCTACATGTTCCACATGATGAACGAGGCCCGGCTCGGCGTCGGCATGGGTGCGGTGGCGTTGGGCTACACGGGGTACCTCAAATCGGTGCAGTATGCCCGGGAGCGGCCCCAGGGCCGTCCGCTGGGCGTCAAGGATCCGACGACGCCGCAGGTGCCGATCATCGAGCATCCCGACGTCAAGCGAATGCTGTTGGCGCAGAAGGCCTATGTCGAAGGAGGCCTGGCGCTCGGCCTGTACTGCGCCAAGCTGGTCGATACCGGGGACACCGCTCTGCTCGACATCCTGACCCCGGTGGCCAAGAGCTGGCCGTCGCAGTGGTGTCTGGAGGCCAACAGCCTGGCGATCCAGGTGCACGGCGGCTACGGCTACACCCGCGAGTACGACGTGGAACAGCACTACCGGGACAACCGGCTGAACCCGATCCACGAGGGCACGAACGGTATCCAGAGCCTGGATCTCTTGGGCCGCAAGGTCACTCAGAACGGCGGGGCCAGCTTGATGGCGCTGGGGGAGCGCATCGCCGTCACGGTCAAGAAGGCCCGTGACGGCGCGGAGGCCGGCTTGGCCGATCAGCTCGACGCTGCCTGGCAGCGCTTGGTCGCGGTGACAGCCGGAATGTTCGCCGCGGGCGACGTCGAAGCCGCGATGGCCAACAGCGCCGTGTATCTGGAAGCCTTCGGGCACATCGTCGTGGCATGGATCTGGTTGGAACAGCTCCTGGTCGCCGACGGGCACGACGGAGATTTCTACGACGGCAAACGGCAGGCCGCCCGCTACTTCTTCCGTTACGAACTGCCAAGGACCGCACCGCAGTTGGATCTCCTGGAGAGCCTGGACCGCACCACCCTGGACATGCGCGACAGCTGGTTCTAA
- a CDS encoding GbsR/MarR family transcriptional regulator, which yields MTPEESEFVDRIGLFMELLGGSRTMGRVYGWLMIADPPEQSLTALADTLSVSKASVSTVARQLQEGGLIERLPSASRQHRYRVRPGGFTSVLSVQLSRMKLGIEAADFGLAILDGDRPDQRERLEDFKHFCEFSSQAYHDEMLRLWADYRQSQRRGS from the coding sequence TTGACGCCGGAAGAGTCGGAATTCGTCGACCGCATCGGGCTGTTCATGGAGCTGCTCGGTGGCTCACGCACGATGGGCCGGGTCTACGGCTGGTTGATGATCGCCGACCCGCCGGAGCAGTCGCTGACCGCGCTGGCCGACACGCTCTCGGTCAGCAAGGCCTCGGTGAGCACCGTCGCGCGCCAGCTGCAGGAGGGCGGGTTGATCGAGCGGCTGCCCAGCGCGAGTCGCCAACACCGCTACCGCGTGCGGCCCGGGGGTTTCACCAGTGTGCTCAGCGTGCAGCTGTCCCGAATGAAGCTCGGCATCGAGGCCGCCGACTTCGGGCTGGCGATCCTCGACGGGGACCGCCCCGACCAACGCGAACGGCTCGAGGATTTCAAGCACTTCTGCGAGTTCTCCAGCCAGGCGTACCACGACGAGATGCTCCGGCTCTGGGCCGACTACCGGCAATCACAAAGGAGGGGGTCATGA
- a CDS encoding class I SAM-dependent methyltransferase: MTTNKVDFSAVRWGSVEWTNLCTLYLRACESRLAQPVLGDHAAAEAVDRIDYDFKRMHRASQPWANQFLVGLRAKQLDDWTNPFLTRHPDAVVLHLGCGLDTRAFRVRRPETVDWFDVDQPGVVELRRKLYDDGPGYRMIGSSVTDAGWLDEVPTGRPTLIVAEGLLMYLDERDVRELLQRLTDRFEHGEIDFDTIAPIGPKLSRLFSNGMVKWGISDMSAVERWIPRLRLIDRVPAYANYRTIPLAPQRLLLGFFNATLAGRYDVLNQFRF, translated from the coding sequence ATGACGACCAACAAGGTGGACTTCAGCGCGGTGCGCTGGGGATCGGTGGAATGGACGAACCTGTGCACGCTGTATCTGCGGGCGTGCGAAAGCCGGTTGGCGCAACCAGTTCTCGGCGATCACGCGGCCGCCGAAGCCGTCGACCGCATCGACTACGACTTCAAGCGCATGCACCGGGCCTCACAGCCGTGGGCCAACCAGTTCCTGGTCGGGCTGCGCGCCAAACAACTCGACGACTGGACCAATCCCTTCCTGACCCGCCACCCCGACGCCGTCGTGCTGCACCTCGGGTGCGGGCTGGACACCCGCGCCTTCCGCGTGCGGCGCCCCGAAACCGTCGACTGGTTCGACGTGGACCAGCCCGGCGTGGTCGAGCTTCGGCGCAAGCTCTACGACGATGGGCCGGGGTATCGCATGATCGGATCATCGGTGACCGATGCCGGCTGGCTCGACGAGGTTCCCACCGGCCGTCCCACGTTGATCGTGGCCGAAGGGCTGTTGATGTACCTGGATGAAAGGGACGTGCGGGAGCTGCTGCAGCGCCTGACCGACCGCTTCGAGCACGGCGAAATCGACTTCGACACCATCGCCCCGATCGGCCCCAAGCTGTCCCGACTGTTCAGCAACGGCATGGTCAAGTGGGGCATCAGCGACATGAGTGCGGTCGAACGCTGGATTCCGCGGCTGCGGCTCATCGACCGGGTTCCGGCGTACGCGAACTACCGCACGATTCCGCTCGCCCCACAACGGCTGCTGCTGGGTTTCTTCAACGCCACCCTCGCGGGCCGCTACGACGTGCTGAACCAGTTCCGGTTCTAG
- a CDS encoding TetR/AcrR family transcriptional regulator: MASDPEAGRGRGAASTNGTSRRDELLTVAAKLFAARGYHGTRMDDVAEAVGLNKATVYHYYASKSLILYDLYKSTADFTVEALHDDPSASARETIYNFTRRLLVGIANDLEKAAVYFQEGPYITEWFTEEQVAYIRHAEAQVYEHVRDVIDRGIASGEFYDCDSHVLALGYIGMTLGAYRWLRPHGRRSAQEIAVEFSTALLRGLIRDETVRNESPLGVEV; the protein is encoded by the coding sequence ATGGCATCCGATCCAGAGGCCGGGCGAGGCCGCGGTGCCGCGTCCACGAACGGTACATCGCGGCGCGACGAACTGCTCACCGTGGCCGCCAAACTGTTCGCCGCGCGCGGCTACCACGGCACCCGGATGGATGACGTGGCCGAGGCCGTCGGGCTGAACAAGGCCACGGTCTACCACTACTACGCCAGCAAGTCGCTGATCCTCTACGACCTCTACAAGAGCACCGCGGACTTCACCGTCGAGGCCCTGCACGACGATCCGAGCGCCTCGGCCCGCGAGACCATCTACAACTTCACTCGTCGGCTTCTGGTCGGCATCGCCAACGACCTGGAGAAGGCGGCGGTGTACTTCCAGGAGGGGCCCTATATCACCGAGTGGTTCACCGAGGAGCAGGTCGCCTACATCCGGCACGCCGAGGCGCAGGTCTACGAGCATGTACGCGACGTCATCGACCGTGGCATCGCCAGCGGCGAGTTCTACGACTGTGACTCGCACGTGCTGGCGCTGGGCTACATCGGCATGACCCTGGGCGCTTACCGCTGGCTGCGGCCGCACGGCAGGCGCTCGGCGCAGGAGATCGCCGTGGAGTTCAGCACCGCCCTGCTGCGCGGGCTGATCCGCGACGAGACCGTCCGCAACGAATCACCGTTGGGTGTCGAGGTCTAG
- a CDS encoding alpha/beta fold hydrolase, giving the protein MSVRIHHRYATVDGRRLFYREAGSPDAPAIVLLHGFPTSSYMFRNLIPQLAERYHVIAPDHLGFGHSDAPTVDEFTYTFDALTDLTEGLLQQLGLTRYAIYVQDYGAPIGWRLALRQPQAITAIVTQNGNGYDAGFVESFWTTVWDYQREQTPETEAAVRTALDVEGIKWQYLTGVSDESLVDPDTWVHDAAQLARPGNDAVQLQLFRDYATNAPLYPALHEYLRTSAVPVLAVWGGGDPIFGPDGARAFGKDAVDAEIHVLDGGHFLLETANDDVAELINAFLTRIA; this is encoded by the coding sequence ATGTCGGTTCGTATCCACCACCGTTACGCCACCGTCGACGGCCGCCGGCTGTTCTACCGCGAGGCGGGCTCTCCCGATGCCCCCGCGATCGTGCTGCTGCACGGCTTCCCCACCAGCTCGTACATGTTCCGCAACCTCATCCCCCAGCTCGCCGAGCGCTACCACGTGATCGCACCGGACCATCTCGGCTTCGGCCACTCCGACGCCCCTACCGTCGATGAATTCACCTACACATTCGACGCGCTCACCGACCTCACCGAAGGCCTCCTGCAGCAGCTGGGCCTCACCCGCTACGCGATCTACGTTCAGGACTACGGCGCACCCATCGGCTGGCGCCTGGCCCTGCGGCAGCCGCAGGCCATCACCGCGATCGTCACGCAGAACGGCAACGGCTACGACGCGGGATTCGTGGAGAGTTTCTGGACCACGGTGTGGGACTACCAGCGTGAGCAGACACCCGAGACCGAGGCCGCCGTGCGCACCGCACTGGACGTCGAGGGCATCAAATGGCAGTACCTGACCGGTGTTTCGGATGAAAGCCTGGTCGACCCGGACACCTGGGTGCACGACGCAGCACAACTGGCCCGCCCCGGCAACGACGCGGTTCAACTGCAGCTGTTCCGCGACTACGCGACCAACGCTCCGCTGTACCCGGCACTGCACGAATACCTGCGGACGAGCGCCGTGCCGGTGCTGGCGGTGTGGGGCGGCGGTGATCCGATCTTCGGGCCCGACGGTGCCCGCGCGTTCGGCAAAGACGCGGTCGACGCCGAGATCCACGTCCTCGACGGCGGACACTTCCTGCTGGAGACCGCCAACGACGATGTGGCCGAGTTGATCAACGCCTTTCTGACCCGGATCGCCTAG
- a CDS encoding ABC transporter ATP-binding protein, which yields MSSPNSNDAKGSLRISNVAHRYGRGADKVTALGPVDLDVEPGAFLVLVGASGCGKSTLLRLIAGFETPSEGEVQVAGTRPTPGVSSGVVFQQPRLFPWRTVGGNIDLALKYAKVPRERRADRREQLLERVGLEGTGNRKIWEISGGQQQRVAIARALAAETPLFLLDEPFAALDALTRERLQDDVRQVSAESGRTTVFVTHSADEAAFLGSRIVVLTRRPGKVALDLPVELPRTGVSADELRRSPEYLKLRTEVGDAVKAAAA from the coding sequence GTGTCCTCACCAAACAGCAATGACGCCAAGGGCAGTCTGCGCATCAGCAACGTGGCCCACCGTTACGGTCGGGGCGCCGACAAGGTCACCGCGTTGGGGCCGGTCGACCTCGATGTCGAACCGGGCGCCTTCCTGGTGCTGGTGGGCGCCTCGGGCTGCGGCAAGAGCACCCTGCTGCGGCTGATCGCGGGGTTCGAAACCCCGTCGGAGGGCGAGGTGCAGGTGGCCGGAACCCGGCCGACTCCCGGGGTGAGCTCCGGTGTGGTGTTCCAGCAGCCGAGGTTGTTTCCGTGGCGCACCGTCGGAGGCAACATCGACCTCGCGCTCAAGTACGCCAAGGTTCCGCGTGAGCGCCGGGCCGACCGGCGTGAGCAACTGCTGGAGCGAGTCGGCTTGGAAGGCACCGGAAACCGCAAGATCTGGGAGATCAGCGGCGGCCAGCAGCAGCGGGTGGCGATCGCCCGGGCATTGGCGGCCGAGACCCCGCTGTTCCTCCTCGACGAGCCGTTCGCGGCACTCGACGCGCTGACCCGCGAACGGTTGCAGGACGACGTGCGTCAGGTGAGCGCGGAGTCGGGCCGCACCACGGTGTTCGTCACGCACAGCGCCGACGAAGCGGCGTTCCTGGGCTCACGCATCGTGGTTTTGACGCGGCGGCCGGGCAAGGTGGCGCTGGACCTGCCGGTTGAACTGCCGCGCACCGGGGTGTCCGCCGACGAACTGCGGCGTTCCCCTGAGTATCTGAAGTTGCGTACCGAGGTCGGCGACGCCGTGAAGGCAGCCGCGGCATAG